A region from the Helcococcus ovis genome encodes:
- a CDS encoding sensor histidine kinase, producing the protein MGKLKLLLNQIKYNLKFRIIFFYMIVFVIFISIFEIFTYISLKDYYFSNIKSNMLAQAKYSIELYDSSISEYSLSEVVLNERFEFLNNIQGQVQILDNTGVLYYDNTGSSDIGKNIIKVSNLIETKENYRFDHSDNLISLIYPIKSNNIQIGILRIISATNNLYREITLKMIIFVIFGLFSILIGLLVLYYFAKKFLVPINKLTNLANKLSDGQYSEKSNMDYHGEIGELARTMDELSENIIKKEEIKTDFISSISHELRTPLTSIKGWAMTLQDRDIDEETVEDGLKIIEKEADRLSAMVEDLLDFSRFTSPRFTLSKSHFDIVPVVKNIVNQLKPRSLERKINLIYDYSDQNIMIVADENRLKQVFINLIDNAIKFTLENGSVVITIKQDLQTEMLICEVVDTGIGINEDEINLVTTKFYKGTSEGSHTGLGLSIVEEIILQHKGTLEIKSKINEGTTIHFEIPIGGKDEEI; encoded by the coding sequence ATGGGGAAATTGAAATTATTATTAAATCAAATTAAATATAATTTAAAATTTAGAATAATATTCTTTTATATGATAGTATTTGTTATATTTATTTCAATATTTGAAATTTTTACATATATATCACTAAAAGATTATTATTTTAGTAATATTAAATCTAATATGCTGGCTCAAGCAAAATATAGTATCGAATTATATGATTCATCAATATCAGAGTATTCTTTATCAGAAGTTGTATTAAATGAAAGATTTGAATTTTTGAATAATATTCAAGGACAAGTACAAATTTTAGATAATACAGGAGTTTTGTATTATGATAATACCGGTTCTTCAGATATAGGTAAAAATATAATTAAGGTAAGTAATTTAATAGAAACTAAAGAAAATTATAGATTTGATCATAGTGATAATTTAATTTCATTAATTTATCCCATTAAATCTAATAATATACAAATAGGAATATTGAGAATTATAAGTGCTACAAATAATTTATATAGAGAAATAACATTAAAAATGATAATTTTTGTTATTTTTGGTTTATTTTCCATTTTAATCGGCTTGCTTGTATTGTACTATTTTGCTAAGAAATTTTTAGTCCCTATAAACAAATTAACAAATTTAGCAAATAAATTGTCTGACGGTCAATATAGTGAAAAATCCAACATGGATTATCATGGAGAAATTGGTGAGCTGGCACGTACGATGGATGAGTTAAGTGAAAATATTATAAAAAAGGAAGAAATTAAAACTGATTTTATATCGTCAATTTCTCACGAGCTGCGTACCCCTTTAACTTCCATTAAAGGATGGGCAATGACGCTTCAAGATAGGGACATTGACGAAGAAACTGTAGAAGATGGATTAAAAATTATTGAGAAAGAAGCAGATAGATTATCTGCAATGGTAGAAGATTTACTAGATTTTTCAAGATTTACATCTCCTAGATTTACTTTATCAAAATCTCATTTTGATATAGTTCCTGTTGTTAAAAACATTGTAAATCAATTAAAACCTAGAAGTTTGGAAAGAAAAATCAATCTTATTTATGATTATTCTGATCAAAATATAATGATAGTAGCTGATGAAAATAGGTTAAAACAAGTATTCATTAATTTGATTGATAATGCTATAAAATTTACACTTGAAAATGGCTCTGTAGTAATAACTATTAAACAAGATTTACAAACAGAGATGCTTATTTGTGAAGTTGTAGATACGGGTATCGGTATAAACGAAGATGAAATTAATCTTGTAACTACAAAATTTTATAAGGGAACATCTGAGGGGTCGCACACCGGACTTGGTTTATCAATTGTTGAAGAAATAATTTTACAACATAAAGGCACGCTTGAAATAAAAAGTAAAATAAATGAAGGTACGACAATTCATTTTGAAATTCCAATCGGAGGTAAAGATGAAGAAATTTAA
- a CDS encoding DAK2 domain-containing protein, with amino-acid sequence MKNFNHFDLRKGITSAYNNLESNKEYVNGLNVFPVPDGDTGTNMSLTFKSVMKKLNESDGDMKSIAKALSTGSLMGARGNSGVILSQLCRGVAKVVEKLELVEIVNLVEAFESAKETAYNAVLKPTEGTILTVSRMIAEFARKEFLKYDRIDEFLRACIDEGKRALMSTPEMLPVLKEAGVVDAGGQGLIFILEGFYKGIKGEEVELTVNVEDIKSIDFDKVIQHHSDVKPEDIVYGYCTEFLINHDGTQSYEEFKKEIEKYGDSIVCVGVDELIKTHIHTDDPGLVLSLARKRGELSDIKIENMRFQNAEVNRIKEKQQNKKEAKAKKYGFVSISIGEGFDDIFKELNVDRLIKGGQTMNPSTEDIVEAVNDVNAENVFVFPNNKNIILAAKQAIDLVDKNLIVVETKSIPQAFTAIINFDESLSPKENFENMTSSLDEITSLQLTYAVRDTKSGDLEINKDDFIGLESGKIVVKGNDLEKTFLELIKHAITDEHSVISIFYGEDIKEKNANDLLEKLEKLYPDLDIQINLGGQPLYYYIASLE; translated from the coding sequence ATGAAAAATTTTAATCACTTTGATTTAAGAAAGGGGATTACATCCGCTTATAATAATCTTGAATCAAATAAAGAATATGTTAATGGTTTAAATGTTTTCCCGGTTCCGGATGGTGATACCGGTACAAATATGTCATTGACATTTAAATCAGTAATGAAAAAATTAAATGAATCAGATGGTGATATGAAGTCGATAGCAAAGGCATTGTCAACGGGTTCATTAATGGGTGCAAGAGGTAACTCAGGAGTTATATTGTCACAATTGTGCAGAGGTGTTGCTAAAGTTGTGGAAAAATTAGAACTAGTTGAGATTGTTAATTTGGTAGAAGCATTTGAAAGTGCAAAAGAAACGGCATATAATGCTGTATTGAAACCAACTGAAGGGACTATCCTAACTGTAAGTAGAATGATTGCTGAATTTGCTAGAAAAGAATTCTTAAAATATGATAGAATTGATGAATTTTTAAGAGCATGTATTGATGAAGGTAAAAGAGCGTTGATGTCCACACCGGAAATGCTACCAGTTTTAAAAGAAGCGGGAGTAGTTGATGCAGGTGGACAGGGACTTATTTTTATTTTAGAGGGCTTTTATAAAGGGATTAAAGGTGAAGAAGTTGAATTAACAGTAAATGTTGAAGATATTAAATCGATAGATTTTGATAAAGTAATTCAACACCATTCTGATGTAAAACCTGAAGATATTGTGTATGGATATTGTACAGAGTTTTTAATAAATCATGATGGTACACAATCTTATGAAGAATTTAAAAAAGAAATTGAAAAATATGGTGATTCTATAGTTTGTGTAGGAGTAGATGAATTGATTAAAACTCATATACACACAGATGATCCTGGATTAGTTCTATCTTTAGCAAGAAAAAGGGGAGAATTATCAGATATAAAAATTGAAAACATGAGATTCCAAAATGCTGAGGTTAATAGAATAAAAGAAAAACAACAAAATAAAAAAGAAGCTAAAGCTAAAAAGTATGGCTTTGTAAGTATTTCTATTGGTGAAGGATTCGATGATATTTTTAAGGAATTAAATGTCGACAGATTGATAAAAGGTGGTCAAACAATGAATCCATCTACAGAAGATATTGTTGAAGCTGTTAATGATGTAAATGCAGAAAATGTGTTTGTATTTCCAAATAATAAAAATATTATTTTAGCTGCAAAACAAGCTATTGATTTAGTTGATAAAAACTTAATTGTTGTAGAAACAAAATCCATACCACAAGCATTTACAGCTATAATTAATTTTGATGAATCATTATCACCAAAAGAAAATTTTGAAAACATGACATCATCATTAGATGAAATTACTAGTTTGCAACTAACATATGCAGTTAGAGATACAAAAAGTGGAGATTTAGAAATAAATAAAGATGATTTTATTGGATTAGAGTCAGGAAAAATTGTAGTTAAAGGAAATGATTTAGAAAAGACATTTTTAGAATTAATCAAGCATGCAATTACTGATGAACATTCTGTAATATCAATATTTTATGGGGAAGATATTAAAGAAAAGAATGCAAATGATTTATTAGAAAAATTAGAAAAATTATATCCTGATTTAGATATTCAAATTAATTTAGGGGGACAACCGCTTTATTATTATATTGCATCGTTAGAATAG
- the rpmB gene encoding 50S ribosomal protein L28: protein MAKQCAITGKRKKAGNVVTFSHRKIKRSFKPNLRRVKAVVDGKVQRIWVSTAALKSGLVERPSYNKEA from the coding sequence ATGGCAAAGCAATGTGCAATTACAGGAAAAAGAAAAAAAGCTGGTAATGTAGTAACATTCTCACATAGAAAAATTAAAAGATCATTTAAACCAAATTTAAGAAGAGTTAAAGCTGTTGTAGATGGAAAAGTTCAAAGAATTTGGGTATCTACAGCTGCATTAAAATCAGGTTTAGTAGAAAGACCATCATACAATAAAGAAGCTTAA
- a CDS encoding YSIRK-type signal peptide-containing protein (The YSIRK form of extended signal peptide directs nascent proteins to the cross-wall site, while signal peptides lacking YSIRK direct proteins instead to the cell pole. A large fraction of YSIRK proteins are surface proteins anchored by sortase-mediated processing of a C-terminal LPXTG motif.): MNNSKKNRILKYSIRRFSIGVVSVVVGAFAIFGASTFENSKNYGVVYANGYSDLKITIVGKEITLYSEMFKNTLDLKNVKLIVLDNIDNIKKEIKLEKYRDNHTLYKGTLNEENFDKKFQVELENMKGEKTKYTTKEGILKKSLFKEILLKKDKAEAAKKAEAAKKAEEAKKAEEAKKAEEAKKAEEAKKAEEKKKKAEAEAAKKAEEAKKAEEAKKAEEAKKAEEAKKAEEAKKAEEAKKAEEAKKAEEAKKAEEAKKAEEAKKAEEAKKAEEAKKAEEAKKAEEANKKAEEAKKKAEAEAAKKKAEAEAKKAELEKKQKEERNQLKPGIKKGWEKKADNKWYFVKDNGELARSEWLYDNNYSSWYYFNNNGDMASNKWIKHTDNEWYYLFKNGKMAKNEWFYDNNYSSWYYFNNNGDMATNKWIKDTNSKWYYLLGNGKMAKSYWLYDNDYSSWYYFNNSGDMASNKWVKDTNGKWYYLLGNGKMAKSTTINGWYVNANGVWEK; the protein is encoded by the coding sequence ATGAATAACAGTAAAAAAAATAGGATATTAAAATACTCCATAAGAAGGTTTTCTATAGGAGTAGTATCTGTAGTTGTTGGAGCATTTGCTATATTTGGAGCTTCAACATTTGAAAATTCAAAAAACTATGGAGTTGTTTATGCGAATGGTTATAGTGACTTGAAAATAACTATTGTTGGTAAAGAAATAACATTATATTCAGAGATGTTTAAGAATACTCTTGATTTGAAAAATGTAAAATTAATAGTTTTAGATAATATTGATAATATTAAAAAAGAAATAAAATTGGAAAAATATAGAGATAATCATACTTTATATAAGGGAACCTTAAATGAAGAAAATTTTGATAAAAAATTTCAAGTTGAGTTGGAAAATATGAAAGGAGAAAAGACAAAATATACTACTAAAGAAGGAATTTTAAAAAAATCATTATTTAAAGAAATATTATTGAAAAAAGATAAAGCTGAAGCAGCAAAGAAAGCCGAAGCAGCAAAGAAAGCTGAAGAGGCAAAAAAAGCCGAAGAAGCAAAGAAGGCTGAAGAGGCAAAGAAAGCCGAAGAAGCAAAGAAGGCTGAAGAGAAAAAGAAAAAAGCAGAAGCAGAAGCAGCAAAGAAGGCTGAAGAGGCAAAGAAAGCCGAAGAAGCAAAGAAAGCCGAAGAAGCAAAGAAGGCTGAAGAGGCAAAGAAAGCCGAAGAAGCAAAGAAGGCTGAAGAGGCAAAAAAAGCCGAAGAAGCAAAGAAGGCTGAAGAGGCAAAGAAAGCCGAAGAAGCAAAGAAGGCTGAAGAGGCAAAAAAAGCCGAAGAAGCAAAGAAGGCTGAAGAGGCAAAAAAAGCCGAAGAAGCAAAAAAAGCTGAAGAAGCAAATAAAAAGGCTGAAGAGGCAAAGAAAAAAGCAGAAGCAGAAGCAGCGAAGAAAAAGGCAGAAGCCGAAGCAAAGAAGGCTGAATTAGAAAAGAAACAAAAAGAGGAAAGAAATCAATTAAAACCTGGTATTAAAAAAGGTTGGGAAAAGAAAGCTGATAATAAGTGGTATTTTGTAAAAGATAATGGCGAATTAGCTAGATCAGAATGGTTATATGACAATAATTACTCATCATGGTATTACTTCAACAATAATGGAGATATGGCATCAAACAAATGGATAAAACACACAGACAATGAGTGGTATTACTTATTCAAAAATGGTAAGATGGCAAAAAATGAGTGGTTTTATGATAATAATTACTCATCATGGTATTACTTCAACAATAATGGAGATATGGCTACAAATAAATGGATAAAAGATACAAACAGTAAATGGTACTATTTATTAGGAAATGGAAAGATGGCAAAATCATATTGGTTATATGACAATGACTATTCATCATGGTATTACTTCAATAATAGTGGAGATATGGCATCAAATAAATGGGTAAAAGATACAAATGGTAAATGGTATTATCTATTAGGTAATGGTAAAATGGCTAAATCAACAACAATTAATGGTTGGTACGTAAATGCTAACGGTGTTTGGGAAAAATAA
- a CDS encoding Asp23/Gls24 family envelope stress response protein has protein sequence MSATLKNSYGKIAIDNKVIATIAAESAQETYGIVGLVAQNTKDGIFELLKFENKTKGVKVTVNGDIVDVDLVVMMEFGVRIAVVADNIIEKVKYNIEKNTHLKVNSVNVIVQGIRV, from the coding sequence ATGTCAGCTACATTGAAAAATAGTTATGGTAAAATTGCTATTGATAATAAGGTTATTGCTACTATAGCTGCAGAATCAGCACAAGAAACGTATGGTATTGTTGGTTTAGTTGCTCAAAATACTAAAGACGGAATTTTTGAATTACTTAAGTTTGAAAATAAAACAAAAGGTGTTAAGGTTACTGTAAATGGTGACATAGTAGATGTTGATTTAGTTGTAATGATGGAATTTGGCGTAAGAATTGCGGTTGTTGCAGACAATATTATTGAAAAAGTTAAATACAATATTGAAAAAAATACACACTTAAAAGTTAATTCCGTAAATGTTATTGTACAAGGAATTAGAGTTTAA
- a CDS encoding transposase translates to MYKQYITLIKKHLPNVNTFDRFHIINILSRALNKTRIEVMKKLSTSSMEYKRLKRFWKLI, encoded by the coding sequence ATGTACAAACAATATATTACTTTAATAAAAAAACATTTACCTAATGTAAACACTTTTGACAGATTTCACATTATCAATATTCTTTCAAGAGCCTTAAATAAAACAAGAATTGAAGTGATGAAAAAACTTTCTACTTCAAGTATGGAGTACAAAAGATTAAAACGATTTTGGAAACTGATTTAA
- a CDS encoding ATP-dependent DNA helicase RecG: MKLKDIKGIGPKKIQYLHEMNIFNVDDLINYLPRKYEDRSRLVEVVNLTNEMKSYCELTIDKINKTYFYGNRKSISSVEGYDRTGRVKVIWYNDRFSIKALKFNQKYKFFGYYDSQKKALINPIISNIEDDRIGGITPIYSLLKGISQKDFIKYKDFVFKSDYFVNDYLKDLELSKYNLISLVDTLRYLHKPISNLNLYKAMYSYNLRNIFLDKLSNKMYFEKQFDKFIKFKDIDLNLIFESLNFDLTNSQKNAINQIKENMISEKRMNRIVIGDVGSGKTIVAVISAIIAIKSGYQVAFMAPTELLARQHYENYKNFFEKQKIDSALLTGSFTYLQKKEIYNELINNNIKIIFGTHSLFQEKVKFNNLGLVIMDEQQRFGVYQRKMLSDKGYYPDMLLLSATPIPRTMALSLYNNLDISYIDELPKNRLPIKSYLTTVYQEMKFMDFAYRQILEGKQVYVVVSRVEDEDDELESVERLYKKLNKYFNNKVKINILHGKMSVEEKNINQSKFLNKEIDILIATSIIEVGIDVPNANTIIIYDANQFGLSQLHQMRGRVGRSNIQSYCFFVIRDKKYLTEKLEFIANNNDGFSIANKDLEIRGSGDIYGQNQSGFIDLDNSFYFNEKLIKNAEKMIEDMEKIGDDLENIIDNKIKNLEKVILN; the protein is encoded by the coding sequence ATGAAATTAAAAGATATAAAAGGAATAGGGCCAAAAAAAATTCAATATTTGCATGAAATGAATATTTTTAATGTTGATGATTTGATAAATTATTTACCTAGAAAATATGAAGATAGATCTAGATTGGTAGAAGTTGTAAATCTTACAAATGAAATGAAATCTTATTGTGAATTAACTATTGATAAAATTAATAAAACATATTTTTATGGAAATAGGAAGTCAATATCAAGTGTTGAAGGATATGATAGAACCGGAAGGGTTAAAGTAATTTGGTATAATGACAGATTTTCAATAAAAGCATTAAAATTTAATCAAAAATATAAATTTTTTGGATATTATGATTCGCAAAAAAAAGCTCTAATTAATCCTATTATTTCAAATATAGAAGATGACAGAATAGGTGGGATTACTCCCATCTATTCGCTTTTAAAAGGAATTTCACAGAAAGATTTTATTAAATATAAAGATTTTGTATTTAAATCAGATTATTTTGTAAATGATTATCTTAAAGATTTGGAGTTAAGCAAATATAATTTAATTAGTTTAGTTGATACGCTTAGATATTTACATAAGCCAATATCAAATTTAAATTTATATAAAGCCATGTATAGTTATAATTTAAGAAATATTTTTTTAGATAAATTGTCTAATAAAATGTATTTTGAAAAGCAATTTGATAAATTTATTAAATTTAAGGATATAGACTTAAATCTTATATTTGAAAGCTTAAATTTTGATCTAACTAATTCTCAAAAAAATGCGATAAATCAAATAAAAGAAAATATGATTTCTGAAAAAAGAATGAATAGAATTGTTATAGGGGACGTAGGCTCCGGTAAAACTATAGTGGCAGTAATTTCAGCTATTATAGCTATAAAAAGTGGATATCAGGTAGCATTTATGGCTCCCACAGAATTGCTGGCAAGACAACATTATGAAAATTATAAAAATTTTTTTGAAAAACAAAAAATTGACTCAGCTTTATTAACAGGATCTTTTACATATTTACAAAAAAAAGAAATATATAATGAACTAATAAATAATAATATAAAAATAATTTTTGGGACACATAGCTTATTTCAAGAAAAAGTAAAATTTAATAATTTAGGATTAGTTATTATGGATGAACAGCAAAGATTTGGAGTATATCAAAGAAAAATGTTATCAGATAAGGGATATTACCCTGATATGCTTTTATTGTCTGCAACGCCTATTCCAAGGACTATGGCATTAAGTTTATATAATAATTTAGATATTTCATACATTGATGAGTTGCCTAAAAATAGATTACCAATTAAATCATATCTTACAACGGTTTATCAAGAAATGAAATTTATGGATTTTGCATATAGACAAATTCTTGAAGGAAAACAGGTTTATGTAGTTGTATCTAGAGTTGAGGATGAAGATGATGAACTGGAATCTGTAGAAAGACTTTACAAAAAATTAAATAAATATTTTAATAATAAAGTAAAAATTAATATTTTGCATGGTAAAATGTCCGTAGAAGAAAAAAATATAAATCAAAGTAAATTCTTAAATAAAGAAATAGATATTTTAATAGCTACAAGTATTATTGAAGTAGGAATTGATGTCCCAAATGCTAATACGATAATAATCTATGATGCAAATCAGTTTGGATTATCACAACTTCATCAAATGAGAGGTCGTGTAGGGCGTTCAAATATTCAATCATATTGTTTCTTTGTAATAAGAGATAAAAAATATTTAACTGAAAAATTAGAGTTTATTGCAAATAATAATGATGGTTTTTCAATTGCAAATAAGGATCTTGAAATTAGAGGCTCTGGAGATATTTATGGACAAAATCAATCAGGATTTATTGATTTAGACAATAGTTTTTATTTTAATGAAAAATTAATTAAAAATGCTGAAAAAATGATTGAAGATATGGAAAAAATAGGTGATGATTTGGAAAATATCATTGACAACAAAATAAAAAATTTAGAAAAAGTAATTTTAAATTGA